From Bacilli bacterium PM5-9:
ATTTACTGATATTACTCAATCGATAAATTATTTTTCAGAGGTAGATGTAGAAGATTTAGAACCTGCTGATTGGCCTTTTGATTTAAGTAGTACATATTTAAGAGAAGATGTTGTTAGTAAAACATTAACTAATGAGGAAGTATTACAAAATGCTCCTGAAACACAAGATGGTTATGTTAAATATATAAAGGTGGTGTAATATATGCATAAAAAAACAATTATTGATTTACATGATGATTTAGTAAACAAAAGAATTAGCCCAAAAGAATTAATTGATAGCTCAATTAAGCATATGGAAGAAGTAAATGGAAAACTTAATGCAATAAATAGTTTTTGCGAAATCAGTGATTATGATATAGATAGCGATAGCTATTTAGCTGGTATTCCTTATGCGATGAAAGATTTAGCTGCAACAAAAGATATTTTAACTACAAGTAGCTCTCACAGTCTTGAAAATTTCATCCCACCATTTAGTGCAACAATTTATAATAAATTCTCAGATTGTAAGGCAAAAATGGTTGTAAAATCTAACTTAGATGAGTATGGTATGGGTGGTTTAAATATCAATTCAATCTATGGACGTACTCATAACCCATATAATCTTCAAAGAGGAACAGGTGGATCAAGTGGAGGTAGTGTTGCTTTAGTTGCTGCTGGATGTGTTCCTTTTGCAACTGGTACAGATACTGGCGATTCAGTTCGTAGACCTGCAGCATACTGTGGTGTTTATGGATTTAAACCAACATGGGGTGTTATTTCTCGTTATGGTATCTTCCCATACGCAAGTAGTTATGATCATACTGGTGTATTTACTCGTTGTGTTGATGATATTGCTATTTTAATGGAAGAATTAAATGGACCTGATGAAAATGATCCAACAACAATGACACATCCAAAAGAGTACTTTTTTAAAGATTTAAAACCAACTGATAAAAAATTAAAAATTGGATATTTAAAAGAATTAATTGAATCATTTGATAATGAATTAGTTCTAAAACAATTTGATGAAACAGTTGAATATTTAAAATCATTAGGACATGAAGTTGTTGAAGTAAACATTTCAAAAGATATTTTAAGATGTAATAGAGGTAGTTACCATATTATTACTAATGTTGAGGGTGCTAGTAACCTTGCTAATTTAAATGGTATTGGTTTTGGTGAAAGAGTAACTGGTGATAGTGTTGATGATTCAATTATTAAAAGTCGTTCTTATGGACTTTCAAAATATTCAATTGCTCGTTTAGTTATTGGACCAATGAGTTCACTTGAAGCAAATCGTGAAAAATATTATATTCAAGCTAAAAAAGTAAGAAGATTAATTATTAATGAGTTTGATAGAATTTATAAAGATGTAGATATTCTTGTTGCACCTGCTAATAACTCTGCTGCTTATGATCCAGCAGTTACTGTAGAAATGAGTGATGATGCACGTTTAATTGCTGAAAATCATTTATCTATTGGTAATGCTATTGGTGCTCCTAGTATTACAATTCCAACTCATTTTGATGATGAAGGATTACCTTATGCAATGACATTTATGGCTAAACCATATGATGATCAACTTGTTTTAGACTTTGCTAAACAATTTGAAAATGGATTACTAAAAGAAAACTATTTAGGATTACAAAGCTTTTA
This genomic window contains:
- a CDS encoding aspartyl-tRNA(Asn)/glutamyl-tRNA(Gln) amidotransferase subunit C (product_source=KO:K02435; cath_funfam=3.40.50.10490; cog=COG0721; ko=KO:K02435; pfam=PF02686; superfamily=141000; tigrfam=TIGR00135), which gives rise to MKLVEIMSKEEIQKLLKEIYYEASDEDFEYILPQFTDITQSINYFSEVDVEDLEPADWPFDLSSTYLREDVVSKTLTNEEVLQNAPETQDGYVKYIKVV
- a CDS encoding aspartyl-tRNA(Asn)/glutamyl-tRNA(Gln) amidotransferase subunit A (product_source=KO:K02433; cath_funfam=3.90.1300.10; cog=COG0154; ko=KO:K02433; pfam=PF01425; superfamily=75304; tigrfam=TIGR00132) translates to MHKKTIIDLHDDLVNKRISPKELIDSSIKHMEEVNGKLNAINSFCEISDYDIDSDSYLAGIPYAMKDLAATKDILTTSSSHSLENFIPPFSATIYNKFSDCKAKMVVKSNLDEYGMGGLNINSIYGRTHNPYNLQRGTGGSSGGSVALVAAGCVPFATGTDTGDSVRRPAAYCGVYGFKPTWGVISRYGIFPYASSYDHTGVFTRCVDDIAILMEELNGPDENDPTTMTHPKEYFFKDLKPTDKKLKIGYLKELIESFDNELVLKQFDETVEYLKSLGHEVVEVNISKDILRCNRGSYHIITNVEGASNLANLNGIGFGERVTGDSVDDSIIKSRSYGLSKYSIARLVIGPMSSLEANREKYYIQAKKVRRLIINEFDRIYKDVDILVAPANNSAAYDPAVTVEMSDDARLIAENHLSIGNAIGAPSITIPTHFDDEGLPYAMTFMAKPYDDQLVLDFAKQFENGLLKENYLGLQSFYNVYAKEVK